The following are encoded in a window of Bradyrhizobium guangdongense genomic DNA:
- a CDS encoding GNAT family N-acetyltransferase: MTMAAAMQSRTAESPARSEASRIAHVDIIGDIAEAEPVWRALEEPGHLFTPYQRFDLLGSWQRSVGEREGASPFIVIARDAERRPLALLPLALRQGHGVRTACFMGGKHPTFNMGLWSAEFAAEALSADLDMLFASLRDQVDVLSLTQQPKRWNDQQNPFALLPQQSAVNGCPLLLMEPGGPPASRISNSLRRRLKSKEKKLQPLAGYRYHLATTDADITRLLDWFFRVKPARMAEQKLPNVFAEPGVEHFIRSACLAPRGEGRVIDIHALECDEEVIAIFAGVADGQRFSMMFNTYTMSEHARYSPGLILVRYIIDRYAERGYRSLDLGIGTDEYKRMFCKDDEEIFDSFVPLTSRGKFAAMAMSSLNHGKRLVKQNQMLFDLARRLRQAFG, translated from the coding sequence ATGACCATGGCTGCGGCGATGCAAAGCCGGACGGCAGAATCGCCAGCGCGGTCCGAAGCGAGCCGTATCGCCCATGTCGACATCATCGGCGACATCGCCGAGGCCGAGCCGGTGTGGCGCGCCCTCGAAGAGCCCGGACACCTGTTCACGCCCTATCAGCGCTTCGATCTGCTGGGCTCCTGGCAACGATCGGTCGGAGAACGCGAAGGCGCCAGTCCCTTTATTGTGATTGCCCGCGATGCCGAACGCAGGCCGCTCGCCTTGCTGCCGCTCGCACTGCGCCAGGGCCACGGCGTGCGGACGGCCTGCTTCATGGGCGGCAAGCACCCGACCTTCAACATGGGGCTGTGGAGCGCCGAGTTCGCGGCAGAGGCCCTCTCCGCCGATCTCGACATGCTGTTCGCCTCGCTGCGTGATCAGGTCGACGTTCTCTCGCTGACACAGCAACCCAAACGCTGGAACGACCAGCAAAACCCGTTCGCGCTCCTGCCGCAGCAAAGTGCCGTCAATGGCTGCCCACTGCTGCTGATGGAGCCCGGCGGTCCACCCGCATCGCGGATCAGCAACTCCTTGCGCCGCCGGCTCAAGAGCAAGGAGAAGAAGCTCCAGCCGCTCGCCGGCTATCGCTACCACCTCGCGACAACGGACGCGGACATCACGCGCCTGCTCGACTGGTTCTTCCGCGTCAAGCCGGCGCGGATGGCGGAGCAGAAGCTGCCAAACGTCTTTGCCGAGCCGGGGGTCGAGCATTTCATCCGCAGCGCCTGCCTCGCGCCGCGCGGCGAAGGGCGCGTCATCGACATCCATGCGCTCGAATGCGACGAGGAAGTGATCGCAATCTTCGCCGGCGTCGCGGACGGGCAGCGCTTCTCGATGATGTTCAACACCTACACGATGTCGGAGCACGCCCGCTATAGCCCCGGCCTGATTCTGGTGCGCTACATCATCGACCGTTACGCCGAGCGCGGCTACCGGTCACTCGACCTCGGCATCGGCACGGACGAATACAAGCGGATGTTCTGCAAGGACGATGAGGAGATCTTCGACAGCTTCGTCCCGCTGACATCACGTGGCAAATTTGCGGCGATGGCGATGTCTTCGCTCAATCATGGCAAGCGACTGGTGAAGCAGAACCAGATGCTGTTCGACCTGGCCCGCAGACTGCGGCAGGCGTTCGGGTAG
- a CDS encoding GumC family protein has translation MRLAFWRAGKDKSVIERAVSKAKSEVKPEVKLESKPRIEAKPAPLAAKPAPVESGDIDLHALGGALARKRGWIIVPTVLALVASVAVVNLITPRYKSEARILIDGRENVFLRPSSDRSTEERQALDPEAVTSQVQLVLSRDLAREIIKKNKLAELPEFDPVLQGVSPLKSLAALVGIGRDPFSMTPEERVLDAYYDRLQAYAVDKSRVIVVEFQSQDPELAARVANSIADGYLVLQQAARQDQARNASQWLAGEIDNLRKKVSEAEAKVEDFRSKSSLFVGTNNTTLSNQQMGEVNTQLNNARALKADAESKARLIREMLQSGKPIEASEVVNSELMRRLSEQRVTLRAQLAEQSSTLLGNHPRIKELKAQLSDLDGQIRDEAAKISRSLENDARIAGGRVDGLTASLEQLKKQATSTNGQDVQLRALEREAKAQRDLLETYLAKYREANTRETIDTAPTEGRIISRGIVSNTPAYPKKLPIVLIATLATLLLSSGLVVTGELLRQTAPRAVATLAPTVVRREPVVEAVEIEPAPLQPELTTDIEVGEFAEIGQLAESLLAAGAGAKKVTVLGTAPGDAITLSTLTLARHLARDARVVVVDLTASSPTIAAVSVDPTAPGLAELMQGQASFAQVITRDKLSRLHLVMAGRPGFDRSLLQSPRVTLAIDALLRAYDHVLLDAGSASDLPAELLTANARAVVVPDTSMEADARALMCEQLKAVGFSEVTMLSKPVQPSDAAETSPRVVAA, from the coding sequence ATGCGTTTAGCGTTCTGGCGTGCCGGCAAGGACAAGTCCGTCATCGAGCGGGCCGTTTCGAAGGCCAAGTCTGAAGTCAAGCCTGAAGTCAAGCTTGAGTCCAAGCCGCGCATTGAAGCCAAGCCGGCGCCGCTTGCCGCAAAACCGGCGCCAGTCGAATCCGGCGACATCGATCTGCACGCGCTCGGCGGCGCCCTCGCACGCAAGCGCGGCTGGATCATCGTGCCGACGGTGCTGGCCCTCGTCGCGTCCGTTGCTGTCGTCAATCTCATCACGCCGCGCTACAAATCCGAGGCGCGTATCCTGATCGACGGTCGCGAGAACGTCTTCCTGCGGCCGAGCAGCGACCGCAGCACCGAGGAGCGGCAGGCGCTCGACCCCGAGGCGGTCACCAGCCAGGTTCAGCTCGTGTTGTCGCGCGACCTCGCGCGCGAGATCATCAAGAAGAACAAGCTTGCGGAACTCCCCGAATTCGATCCGGTGTTGCAGGGCGTTTCGCCGCTGAAGTCGCTCGCGGCGCTGGTCGGCATCGGTCGGGATCCGTTCTCGATGACCCCGGAAGAGCGCGTGCTCGACGCCTATTACGATCGGCTTCAGGCCTATGCCGTCGACAAGTCGCGCGTGATCGTGGTCGAATTCCAGTCGCAGGACCCCGAGCTCGCCGCGCGCGTCGCCAATTCGATCGCCGACGGCTATCTCGTGCTCCAGCAGGCTGCGCGTCAGGACCAGGCGCGCAACGCCAGCCAGTGGCTGGCCGGGGAGATCGACAATCTGCGCAAGAAGGTCTCCGAGGCCGAAGCCAAGGTCGAGGACTTCCGTTCCAAATCGTCGCTGTTCGTCGGCACCAACAACACCACGTTGTCGAACCAGCAGATGGGTGAGGTCAACACCCAGCTCAACAATGCGCGCGCGCTGAAGGCGGACGCCGAGTCCAAGGCCCGGCTGATCCGCGAGATGCTCCAGAGCGGCAAGCCGATCGAGGCCTCCGAGGTCGTGAACTCCGAGCTGATGCGGCGGCTGTCGGAGCAGCGGGTGACGCTGCGCGCCCAGCTCGCCGAACAATCGTCCACGCTGCTCGGCAATCATCCGCGCATCAAGGAGCTGAAGGCCCAGCTCAGCGACCTCGATGGTCAGATCCGCGACGAGGCAGCCAAGATCTCGCGCTCCCTCGAAAACGACGCGCGGATCGCGGGCGGGCGGGTCGACGGCCTGACCGCGAGTCTCGAGCAGCTCAAGAAGCAGGCGACCTCGACCAACGGCCAGGACGTCCAGCTCCGTGCGCTCGAGCGCGAGGCCAAGGCGCAGCGTGATCTGCTCGAGACCTATCTGGCCAAATACCGCGAGGCCAACACCCGCGAGACGATCGACACCGCGCCGACCGAAGGACGGATCATCTCGCGTGGCATCGTCTCCAACACGCCGGCCTATCCGAAGAAGCTGCCGATCGTGTTGATCGCGACGCTGGCGACACTGCTGCTGTCGTCCGGTCTCGTGGTCACCGGCGAGCTGCTGCGCCAGACCGCGCCGCGCGCCGTTGCCACCCTCGCGCCGACGGTCGTTCGCCGAGAGCCGGTCGTCGAGGCGGTGGAGATCGAACCGGCGCCGCTCCAGCCAGAGCTGACGACGGATATCGAGGTCGGCGAATTCGCCGAGATCGGACAATTGGCGGAAAGCCTGCTTGCGGCGGGGGCGGGCGCGAAGAAGGTCACCGTGCTCGGCACCGCGCCCGGCGATGCCATCACGCTGTCGACGCTGACGCTGGCCCGCCATCTCGCGCGCGATGCGCGCGTGGTCGTCGTCGATCTAACGGCGTCCTCGCCGACGATCGCCGCGGTATCCGTCGATCCGACGGCCCCCGGTCTTGCCGAGTTGATGCAGGGGCAGGCCTCGTTTGCGCAGGTCATCACGCGCGACAAGCTCTCGCGGCTTCATCTCGTCATGGCCGGCCGTCCGGGCTTCGACCGCAGCCTGCTGCAGTCGCCGCGCGTGACGCTGGCGATTGACGCCTTGCTGCGCGCCTACGATCATGTGCTCCTGGACGCCGGCAGCGCCTCCGATCTGCCGGCCGAACTGCTGACGGCGAATGCCCGCGCCGTCGTGGTGCCCGACACGTCGATGGAGGCGGACGCGCGCGCACTGATGTGCGAGCAGTTGAAGGCGGTCGGCTTCAGCGAGGTGACGATGCTGAGCAAGCCGGTGCAGCCGTCGGATGCCGCCGAGACGTCCCCGCGCGTGGTGGCTGCGTAG
- a CDS encoding glycosyltransferase family 4 protein: MPPSPDQPLRILHAVRAPVGGIIRHILDLANGQVDRGHHVGILADSLTGGERADKALAEIAPRLKLGVHRLAIRREPSPEDFLVWLRMRRLIATLKPDVMHGHGAKAGAFVRMRRRTDDAIRIYTPHGGSLHYPLNTLKGEFYARLERTLMDSTDLFLFESAFARDTYQRIVGTPKGVAHCVFNGVTPEEFEPVDIADDATDLAYVGEFRHIKGADLLVDAVARLHQNGKKITLTLGGDGEESAALKAQVERLGLTDAIRFVGHVKARYGFSKGRLLVVPSRGDSMPYVVIEAGAAGIPMIAARVGGIPEIFGPENPALFAPSDAEAMAEAIATALADVKETAQRASALRQRISAHFSQQAMVEGVLAGYREAFAKH; encoded by the coding sequence ATGCCCCCCTCTCCCGACCAGCCGCTTCGCATTCTTCACGCCGTGCGCGCTCCCGTGGGCGGCATCATCCGCCATATCCTCGACCTCGCCAATGGCCAAGTCGATCGCGGCCATCATGTCGGGATTCTCGCCGACAGCCTCACCGGCGGTGAGCGGGCCGACAAAGCCCTGGCCGAAATTGCGCCACGGCTGAAGCTTGGTGTGCATCGGCTCGCGATCCGCCGCGAACCGTCGCCGGAGGATTTTCTGGTCTGGCTGCGCATGCGCCGCCTCATCGCCACGCTCAAGCCCGACGTCATGCACGGCCACGGCGCCAAGGCTGGCGCCTTCGTTCGCATGCGCCGGCGCACCGACGACGCCATCCGCATCTACACCCCGCATGGTGGCTCGCTGCACTATCCGCTCAACACCCTGAAGGGCGAGTTCTACGCGCGGCTCGAGCGCACGCTGATGGATTCGACCGATCTGTTCCTGTTCGAGAGCGCCTTCGCCCGCGACACCTATCAGCGCATCGTCGGCACTCCCAAGGGCGTCGCGCACTGCGTCTTCAACGGCGTGACGCCCGAGGAGTTCGAGCCGGTCGACATCGCTGATGACGCCACCGACCTCGCCTATGTCGGCGAGTTCAGGCACATCAAGGGCGCCGATCTGCTGGTCGACGCGGTCGCGCGGTTGCATCAGAACGGCAAGAAGATCACGCTGACGCTCGGGGGCGATGGCGAGGAATCGGCGGCGCTGAAGGCGCAGGTCGAAAGGCTCGGCCTGACGGACGCGATCCGCTTCGTCGGCCACGTCAAGGCCCGCTACGGCTTCTCCAAAGGCCGGCTGCTGGTCGTGCCCTCGCGCGGCGATTCCATGCCTTATGTCGTGATCGAGGCCGGGGCGGCCGGGATTCCCATGATTGCGGCACGCGTCGGCGGCATCCCCGAGATCTTCGGCCCCGAGAACCCGGCTTTGTTTGCGCCCAGCGATGCCGAGGCCATGGCCGAGGCGATCGCGACCGCCCTCGCCGATGTGAAGGAGACGGCGCAGCGCGCCTCCGCCCTGCGCCAACGCATCTCGGCGCATTTCTCCCAGCAGGCGATGGTCGAAGGCGTGCTCGCCGGGTACCGCGAAGCATTTGCAAAACATTAA
- a CDS encoding undecaprenyl-phosphate glucose phosphotransferase, with protein MEPLNARSMLDAATSAAAKPAEQPFVERRRRLTPAALEVVNQKVARAYSPIVITGIARAVDFVLLSAVGIAVYLGYVMPLAGFSWLYPIEIVAVAVAAVVCFQAADIYQVQLFRGQLRQMTRMISSWSFVFLMFIGISFFAKFGSEISRLWLAAFYFLGLAALVAERLVLRSLVRSWARQGRLDRRTIIVGSDHNGEQLVEALKAQEDSDIHVLGVFDDRNDSRALDTCAGARKLGKVDDIVEFARRTRVDLVLFALPISAETRILEMLKKLWVLPVDIRLSAHTNKLRFRPRSYSYLGKVPTLDVFEAPITDWDLVMKWLFDRVVGSLALLAALPVMALVAVAVKLDSPGPVLFRQKRFGFNNERIDVYKFRSMYHHQADPTASKVVTKNDPRVTRVGRFIRKTSLDELPQLFNVVFAGNLSLVGPRPHAVQGKLQSRLFDEAVDGYFARHRVKPGITGWAQINGWRGEIDNEEKIQKRVEFDLYYIENWSVLFDLVILLKTPLSLLTKNENAY; from the coding sequence GTGGAACCGCTCAACGCACGCTCGATGCTCGATGCCGCGACCAGCGCCGCGGCCAAGCCGGCTGAGCAACCTTTTGTCGAACGCCGCCGCCGCCTGACGCCTGCTGCACTCGAGGTCGTCAACCAGAAGGTCGCCCGCGCCTATTCGCCGATCGTGATCACCGGCATCGCGCGAGCCGTCGATTTTGTCCTGCTGAGCGCGGTCGGCATCGCGGTCTATCTCGGCTACGTCATGCCGCTCGCCGGCTTCAGCTGGCTTTATCCGATCGAGATCGTCGCCGTCGCGGTCGCCGCCGTGGTCTGCTTCCAGGCGGCGGACATTTATCAGGTGCAGCTGTTCCGCGGACAACTCCGGCAAATGACGCGGATGATCTCGTCCTGGTCGTTCGTCTTCCTGATGTTCATCGGCATCTCCTTCTTCGCCAAGTTCGGCAGCGAAATCTCGCGGCTGTGGCTGGCCGCCTTCTACTTCCTCGGCCTCGCCGCGCTGGTTGCCGAGCGCCTCGTGCTGCGTTCGCTGGTTCGCAGCTGGGCGCGCCAGGGCCGGCTCGATCGCCGCACCATCATCGTCGGCTCCGACCACAATGGCGAGCAGCTGGTCGAAGCGCTGAAGGCGCAGGAGGATTCCGACATCCACGTGCTCGGCGTGTTCGACGACCGCAACGACAGCCGCGCGCTGGACACCTGTGCCGGTGCACGCAAGCTCGGCAAGGTCGACGACATCGTCGAATTCGCCCGCCGCACCCGCGTCGATCTGGTGCTGTTCGCCCTGCCGATCTCGGCGGAGACGCGCATCCTGGAGATGCTGAAGAAGCTCTGGGTGCTGCCGGTCGATATCCGTCTGTCCGCCCACACCAACAAGCTGCGCTTCCGCCCCCGCTCCTACTCCTACCTCGGCAAGGTGCCGACGCTCGACGTGTTCGAGGCGCCGATCACCGACTGGGACCTGGTGATGAAATGGCTGTTCGACCGCGTCGTCGGCAGCCTCGCGTTGCTCGCCGCATTGCCGGTCATGGCGCTGGTTGCGGTGGCGGTGAAACTCGACAGCCCGGGGCCGGTGCTGTTCCGGCAGAAGCGCTTCGGTTTCAACAATGAGCGCATCGACGTCTACAAGTTCCGCTCGATGTATCATCACCAGGCGGACCCGACGGCCTCGAAAGTCGTGACCAAGAACGATCCGCGCGTCACCCGCGTCGGCCGCTTCATCCGCAAGACCAGCCTTGACGAATTGCCGCAGCTCTTCAACGTGGTCTTCGCGGGCAATCTCTCGCTGGTCGGTCCGCGTCCGCACGCCGTCCAGGGCAAGCTCCAGAGCCGGCTGTTCGACGAGGCCGTCGACGGCTATTTCGCCCGCCACCGCGTCAAGCCCGGCATCACCGGCTGGGCCCAGATCAACGGCTGGCGCGGCGAGATCGACAACGAAGAGAAGATCCAGAAGCGCGTCGAGTTCGACCTCTATTACATCGAGAACTGGTCGGTGCTGTTCGACCTCGTCATTCTCCTGAAGACGCCGCTCTCGCTGCTGACGAAGAACGAGAACGCGTATTGA
- a CDS encoding O-antigen ligase family protein: MAYAATAGGMKIAAPAAPGVLALQRALVWLVGASGAIVFIEPSPYEIATLLATVIFFATGLRLRLVLMPLVLALVLLNVGYTISAIPLLDQSEVASWIATSWYMAVTVVFFAMITSEDTAARLDMLRRGLVVGAMVASLSAIAGYFNFVPGGHDLLTLYERARGTFKDPNVLGAFLILPALFALQSVVSDKPAKAFRNLIAFGIMSLAILLAFSRAAWGGLVLTAAFMLALMVLTSRTNAQRSRIIIMAVMAVVLGLALIAVLLSFDSIAEMFKQRASFDQSYDEGRFGRFGRHILGAEMALDLPFGIGPLQFHRFFPEDTHNSYLNAFMSGGWLSGVCYPALVFTTVITGFRHIFVRVPWQRAYLAVFSAFVGTVGESFVIDTDHWRHFWMMLGAMWGMIAAAQAYKITASDDASSA, translated from the coding sequence ATGGCGTATGCGGCGACAGCCGGTGGAATGAAGATAGCCGCACCGGCTGCGCCCGGCGTCCTGGCCCTTCAGCGCGCGCTGGTGTGGCTGGTCGGGGCCTCAGGCGCGATCGTCTTCATCGAGCCAAGTCCCTACGAGATCGCGACGCTGCTCGCCACGGTGATCTTCTTCGCCACCGGCTTGCGATTGCGGCTGGTGCTGATGCCGCTGGTGCTCGCCCTCGTCCTGCTCAATGTCGGCTACACCATCAGTGCGATCCCGCTGCTCGATCAGTCCGAGGTCGCAAGCTGGATCGCGACCTCCTGGTACATGGCGGTGACCGTGGTGTTCTTCGCCATGATCACGTCGGAGGACACGGCGGCACGGCTCGACATGCTGCGCCGCGGCCTGGTGGTCGGCGCGATGGTTGCCTCGCTCTCGGCGATCGCCGGATATTTCAATTTCGTTCCGGGCGGCCACGACCTGCTGACGCTCTACGAGCGTGCGCGCGGCACGTTCAAGGACCCGAACGTGCTCGGCGCCTTCCTGATCCTGCCGGCGCTGTTTGCGCTCCAGAGCGTGGTCTCGGACAAGCCGGCAAAGGCGTTCCGCAACCTCATCGCCTTCGGCATCATGTCGCTGGCGATTCTGCTCGCCTTCTCGCGCGCCGCCTGGGGCGGGCTGGTCCTGACCGCCGCCTTCATGCTGGCGCTGATGGTCTTGACCAGCCGCACCAACGCGCAGCGCTCGCGCATCATCATCATGGCCGTCATGGCGGTCGTGCTGGGCCTCGCGCTGATCGCGGTGCTGCTGTCGTTCGACTCTATTGCCGAGATGTTCAAGCAGCGCGCGAGCTTCGACCAGAGCTACGACGAAGGCCGCTTCGGCCGCTTCGGCCGGCATATCCTGGGTGCGGAGATGGCGCTCGACCTGCCGTTCGGCATCGGTCCCCTGCAATTCCACCGCTTCTTCCCCGAAGACACCCACAATTCCTATCTGAATGCCTTCATGTCGGGGGGCTGGCTCTCCGGCGTTTGCTATCCCGCGCTGGTCTTCACCACCGTGATCACGGGCTTCCGGCACATCTTCGTCCGCGTGCCCTGGCAGCGCGCCTATCTCGCGGTGTTCTCGGCCTTCGTCGGCACTGTCGGCGAAAGCTTCGTGATCGACACAGACCACTGGCGGCATTTCTGGATGATGCTGGGCGCGATGTGGGGCATGATCGCGGCCGCGCAGGCCTACAAGATCACGGCTTCGGACGACGCTTCTTCAGCTTGA
- a CDS encoding MarR family transcriptional regulator, which produces MRRSSAQGVLYGQTVANVAGIANSDLECMDILYLEGRVTAGRLAEVTGLTTGAITGVVDRLEKAGLVRRERDEADRRKVYIAVVPETAMKIGQLYVPMQQALEKVFSGYSDEELRLLLRFANEGYKGVVAATAALKTLLDTPPEKRPDLKLKKRRPKP; this is translated from the coding sequence ATGCGGCGCTCGTCCGCGCAGGGCGTGCTCTATGGGCAAACCGTTGCGAACGTCGCCGGGATTGCCAATTCCGATCTCGAATGCATGGACATTCTTTATCTCGAGGGTCGCGTGACTGCAGGCCGCCTCGCCGAAGTGACGGGCCTCACGACCGGGGCCATCACCGGCGTGGTCGACCGACTGGAGAAGGCAGGGCTGGTGCGGCGGGAGCGTGATGAGGCCGATCGCCGCAAGGTCTACATCGCCGTCGTGCCGGAGACTGCCATGAAGATCGGTCAGCTCTACGTGCCGATGCAGCAGGCGCTGGAGAAGGTGTTCAGTGGCTACTCCGACGAGGAACTGCGGCTGCTGCTGCGTTTCGCCAATGAAGGTTACAAGGGCGTGGTCGCGGCGACCGCGGCGCTGAAGACCCTGCTTGATACGCCGCCGGAGAAGCGTCCCGATCTCAAGCTGAAGAAGCGTCGTCCGAAGCCGTGA
- a CDS encoding FAD-dependent monooxygenase — MPHRPRKALIIGAGIAGPVAAILLRRAGIESAIYEAWPYAKGSGGGLQIAPNGMHVMDEIGLADELISRGSIAESFDFYSQGGDKLGSINRDMERRFGQPAVNICRAALNEILIDKAWCACVSLYFDKRLIKIEDRGDQPVIAYFADGTTAEGDFLIGADGVHSVTRRQVVPDGPKPFNTGLIGFGGFVPHAVLDGRPVGRHVETTFGQSGFFGYGYCSPDPKHGVMWWSTQPAHGMDAATFRALDQRTLKQHLRGFHHGWHDPIPAIIDAAENIIVTDTLDVATLPTWSRKRSLLIGDAAHATSPHAGQGASLALEDAMRLARLMQEGQELTATFQAFEAERRPRAEKIVAIARRNGNNKREFSATGAWIRNQMIKLLLPLGSKGMDFMYAYDARAA; from the coding sequence ATGCCTCATCGTCCCCGCAAGGCCCTGATTATCGGCGCCGGCATCGCCGGGCCCGTCGCCGCGATCCTGCTGCGCCGCGCCGGCATCGAATCGGCAATCTATGAAGCCTGGCCCTACGCGAAGGGCAGCGGCGGCGGGCTGCAGATCGCGCCGAACGGCATGCATGTGATGGACGAGATCGGGCTCGCGGACGAGTTGATCAGCCGCGGCTCGATCGCGGAATCCTTCGACTTCTATTCGCAAGGCGGTGACAAGCTCGGCTCGATCAACCGCGACATGGAACGGCGGTTTGGCCAGCCGGCCGTCAATATCTGCCGCGCGGCGCTGAACGAGATTCTTATCGACAAGGCCTGGTGCGCCTGCGTCTCGCTCTATTTCGACAAGCGCCTGATCAAGATCGAGGATCGCGGCGACCAGCCTGTTATCGCCTATTTCGCCGACGGCACCACCGCCGAGGGCGACTTCCTGATCGGCGCCGACGGCGTGCATTCGGTCACGCGGCGCCAGGTGGTGCCTGATGGTCCGAAACCCTTCAACACCGGCCTGATCGGCTTTGGCGGCTTCGTGCCGCACGCCGTGCTTGACGGAAGGCCGGTCGGCCGCCACGTCGAGACCACGTTCGGGCAGAGCGGCTTCTTCGGTTACGGCTATTGCAGCCCGGATCCGAAGCACGGCGTGATGTGGTGGAGCACGCAGCCGGCGCATGGCATGGACGCCGCGACGTTCCGCGCCCTCGATCAGCGCACGCTGAAGCAGCATCTGCGCGGCTTCCATCACGGCTGGCACGATCCCATCCCCGCCATCATCGATGCGGCCGAGAACATCATAGTCACCGACACGCTCGACGTCGCGACCCTGCCGACCTGGTCGCGCAAGCGCTCGCTCCTGATCGGCGATGCCGCGCATGCGACGAGCCCCCATGCCGGCCAGGGCGCTTCGCTGGCGCTGGAAGATGCGATGCGGCTCGCCCGCCTGATGCAGGAGGGCCAGGAGCTCACCGCCACGTTCCAGGCCTTCGAGGCCGAGCGCCGACCGCGCGCGGAAAAGATCGTTGCCATCGCCCGCCGCAACGGCAACAACAAGCGCGAATTCAGCGCCACCGGCGCGTGGATACGCAATCAGATGATCAAACTGCTGTTGCCGCTGGGATCGAAGGGCATGGATTTCATGTACGCCTATGACGCGCGGGCGGCGTAA
- a CDS encoding saccharopine dehydrogenase family protein has product MSAKFDIVVYGATGYTGQLVAEYLAANYVGDGAPAWALAGRSRDKLASVRDAIGAPADTPLIVADAADPVSLQAMVDQAKLIVTTVGPYQLYGSELLAACVAAGTDYMDLCGEPIWLKQMIDRHEAAAKASGARIMFSCGFDSMPFELGAFFVQEQARRVFGASAPRVKGRVRDLSWKFSGGTSASARVTFEAVAQDLSLVSILKDPFALTPGFEGPRQPRGNKPVFEEDLQSWSAPFAMAMLNTRNVHRSNMLMGFPYGRDFVYDEMVLTGPGDEGLANAKRVMAANSEKTGPEALKPGEGPSKQERDAGHYDLLYIAIAPDGRQVRAAVKGDLDPGYASTAKMISECAICLLRDAPDVPPGLWTPGAAMQHKLIRRLVDHAGLRFDVEG; this is encoded by the coding sequence GTGTCCGCAAAGTTCGACATCGTCGTCTACGGGGCAACCGGATACACCGGCCAGCTCGTGGCCGAATATCTCGCTGCGAACTATGTGGGTGACGGGGCTCCGGCATGGGCGTTGGCGGGACGCAGCAGAGACAAGCTCGCCTCCGTTCGCGATGCCATCGGCGCGCCCGCGGACACGCCGCTCATCGTAGCGGACGCGGCCGACCCCGTGTCGTTGCAGGCAATGGTCGATCAGGCGAAGCTGATCGTCACCACGGTTGGTCCATACCAGCTCTATGGGTCCGAGCTGCTTGCCGCCTGCGTCGCTGCCGGCACCGACTACATGGACCTCTGCGGCGAGCCGATCTGGCTGAAGCAGATGATCGACAGGCATGAGGCGGCCGCAAAGGCGAGCGGGGCGCGCATCATGTTCTCCTGCGGCTTCGATTCCATGCCGTTCGAACTCGGCGCGTTCTTCGTGCAGGAGCAAGCGAGGCGCGTGTTCGGGGCATCGGCGCCACGCGTGAAGGGGCGCGTCCGCGACCTCAGCTGGAAGTTCTCCGGCGGCACCTCGGCGAGCGCGCGAGTCACCTTCGAAGCGGTTGCGCAGGATCTCAGCCTGGTGTCGATCCTCAAGGATCCCTTTGCACTCACGCCAGGCTTCGAAGGACCCAGGCAGCCGCGCGGCAACAAGCCTGTTTTCGAGGAAGACCTGCAATCCTGGTCCGCTCCGTTCGCGATGGCGATGCTGAACACCCGCAATGTCCATCGCTCCAACATGCTGATGGGATTCCCCTATGGCCGGGACTTTGTCTACGACGAGATGGTGCTGACGGGGCCGGGCGACGAAGGGCTGGCCAACGCCAAGCGCGTGATGGCCGCCAATAGTGAAAAGACTGGCCCTGAGGCGCTCAAGCCGGGCGAGGGACCTTCGAAGCAAGAGCGCGACGCCGGTCATTACGACCTGCTCTATATCGCGATCGCGCCGGACGGGCGCCAGGTTCGCGCGGCCGTGAAAGGCGATCTCGACCCCGGTTATGCGTCAACGGCGAAGATGATTTCCGAATGCGCCATCTGCCTTCTGCGCGACGCGCCGGATGTGCCTCCCGGTCTGTGGACGCCGGGCGCAGCGATGCAGCACAAGCTGATCAGGCGGCTGGTCGACCATGCCGGGTTGAGGTTTGATGTGGAAGGCTAG